One stretch of Variovorax sp. TBS-050B DNA includes these proteins:
- a CDS encoding HPr family phosphocarrier protein, translated as MIKKSVTISNKLGLHARASAKLTKLAGSFPCEVWLSRGDRRINAKSIMGVMMLAAGLGVTVELETNGPQEEEAMDAIIQLMNDKFGEGE; from the coding sequence GTGATCAAGAAATCCGTGACCATCAGCAATAAGCTGGGCTTGCATGCGCGCGCATCGGCCAAGCTCACCAAGCTCGCAGGCAGCTTTCCCTGCGAGGTGTGGCTCTCGCGCGGCGACCGCCGCATCAATGCCAAGAGCATCATGGGCGTGATGATGCTCGCGGCCGGGCTGGGCGTCACCGTCGAACTCGAGACCAACGGTCCGCAGGAGGAAGAGGCGATGGACGCGATCATCCAGCTGATGAACGACAAGTTCGGCGAAGGCGAATGA
- a CDS encoding PTS fructose transporter subunit IIA: MNSSILIIAHSPFAQALRRCALHVFPDCEQAIVALDVLPNVSPEETLAAARITLAQQLNAPRSQVLVLADVFGATPCNVAQKLVDGVRSRLVAGVNLPMLLRAVTYRHEPLETLVQRAIAGGTAGVMQVAVAAPQNQAKRKHSDQEIRDHQQ, from the coding sequence ATGAACAGCAGCATCCTCATCATCGCCCACTCACCGTTCGCACAGGCGCTGCGGCGTTGCGCGCTGCATGTGTTTCCCGACTGCGAGCAGGCCATCGTCGCGCTCGACGTGCTGCCCAACGTGTCGCCCGAAGAAACCCTGGCGGCCGCACGCATCACGCTGGCGCAGCAGCTCAACGCGCCGCGCTCGCAGGTGCTGGTGCTTGCCGACGTGTTCGGCGCCACGCCCTGCAACGTGGCGCAGAAGCTCGTGGACGGGGTGCGCTCGCGGCTGGTCGCGGGCGTCAACCTGCCGATGCTGCTGCGCGCCGTGACCTACCGGCACGAGCCGCTCGAAACGCTGGTGCAGCGCGCCATCGCCGGCGGCACCGCCGGCGTCATGCAGGTGGCGGTGGCGGCACCCCAGAACCAGGCCAAGAGAAAGCACAGTGATCAAGAAATCCGTGACCATCAGCAATAA
- a CDS encoding TlpA disulfide reductase family protein has protein sequence MKKYIAATAVALALAAGVGVYLGSGATAAPASTFVLLDGSKKSTDDLKGRVTLVNFWATSCVTCVAEMPKIISTYDKYKSKGYDTLAVAMSYDPPSYVVNFAETRKLPFKVAIDNTGTVAQAWGDVKLTPTTYLVNKKGEIVKRYVGEPDFAELHKLIEKLLAEA, from the coding sequence ATGAAAAAATACATCGCCGCCACCGCCGTCGCCCTTGCACTGGCGGCCGGCGTGGGCGTGTACCTGGGCTCCGGCGCCACCGCCGCACCGGCATCGACCTTCGTGCTGCTCGACGGCAGCAAGAAAAGCACCGACGACCTGAAGGGCCGGGTCACGCTGGTGAACTTCTGGGCCACGAGCTGCGTGACCTGCGTGGCCGAGATGCCCAAGATCATCTCGACCTACGACAAGTACAAGTCGAAGGGTTACGACACGCTCGCCGTGGCCATGAGCTACGACCCGCCGAGCTACGTCGTCAATTTCGCTGAAACCCGCAAGCTGCCGTTCAAGGTCGCGATCGACAACACCGGCACGGTGGCCCAGGCCTGGGGCGACGTGAAGCTCACGCCCACGACTTACCTGGTCAACAAGAAGGGCGAGATCGTCAAGCGCTACGTCGGCGAGCCGGACTTCGCAGAACTCCACAAGCTGATCGAGAAGCTGCTCGCGGAGGCCTGA
- a CDS encoding cytochrome c, with protein MIRLALFALAASCAAFALPASAQFAKTEDAVKYRQSALFVMGQHFGRVGAMANGRVPYDAAAATANAEIVAEMAKLPWAGFGAGTESGKSKPEVWKESAKFKELQDKMIAETGKLAVAAKAGNIDALKAQFGPTAASCKACHDSFRNQ; from the coding sequence ATGATTCGACTTGCTTTGTTCGCCCTGGCCGCGTCGTGCGCCGCTTTCGCCCTGCCGGCCTCGGCGCAGTTCGCCAAGACCGAGGACGCCGTCAAGTACCGCCAGAGCGCGCTGTTCGTGATGGGCCAGCACTTCGGCCGCGTCGGCGCCATGGCCAACGGCCGCGTTCCCTACGACGCGGCCGCCGCCACGGCCAATGCCGAGATCGTGGCCGAGATGGCCAAGCTGCCCTGGGCCGGCTTCGGCGCCGGCACCGAGAGCGGCAAGAGCAAGCCCGAAGTCTGGAAGGAAAGCGCGAAGTTCAAGGAACTCCAGGACAAGATGATCGCCGAGACCGGCAAGCTGGCGGTCGCCGCCAAGGCCGGCAACATCGATGCGCTCAAGGCCCAGTTCGGCCCCACGGCCGCGAGCTGCAAGGCCTGCCACGACAGCTTCCGCAATCAGTAG
- a CDS encoding cytochrome b/b6 domain-containing protein, whose translation MTDSSAAARRAATSSDPVPTRIWDLPTRVFHWSLGAAVIGLIATGLGGVMEWHFRLGYAVLALLLFRLLWGFVGGRWSRFAAFFYGPGSLVAYLRGRAHPDHVIGHTPLGALSVFAVLAVLVLQVATGLVADDEISAAGPLTRFVSGEVVSLATGWHKGSGKTIVIALVSLHVLAILFYVLVRRHHLVRPMLSGDKLITAPGRQVSPSRDDAASRGLALALFAACAGVAWWIASLRV comes from the coding sequence ATGACCGACTCCTCCGCGGCCGCCCGGCGGGCCGCAACGTCCAGCGACCCCGTCCCCACCCGCATCTGGGACCTGCCGACGCGCGTCTTCCACTGGTCGCTCGGCGCTGCCGTGATCGGCCTGATCGCCACCGGGCTCGGCGGCGTCATGGAATGGCACTTCCGCCTCGGCTACGCGGTCCTCGCGCTGCTGCTGTTCCGCCTGCTCTGGGGTTTCGTCGGCGGACGCTGGTCGCGCTTCGCCGCCTTCTTCTACGGACCCGGATCGCTCGTGGCCTACCTGCGCGGGCGCGCCCACCCCGACCACGTGATCGGCCACACGCCGCTCGGCGCGCTGTCGGTCTTCGCGGTGCTGGCGGTGCTCGTGCTGCAGGTCGCCACCGGGCTGGTGGCGGACGACGAGATCTCGGCCGCCGGCCCGCTCACGCGCTTCGTCTCGGGGGAGGTCGTGAGCCTCGCCACCGGCTGGCACAAGGGCTCGGGCAAGACCATCGTCATTGCCCTCGTCAGCCTGCATGTGCTGGCGATCCTGTTCTATGTGCTGGTCAGGCGGCACCACCTGGTGCGGCCGATGCTCTCGGGCGACAAGCTCATCACCGCGCCCGGCCGCCAGGTATCGCCGAGCCGCGACGACGCCGCCTCGCGCGGCCTCGCGCTGGCATTGTTCGCCGCGTGCGCCGGGGTGGCCTGGTGGATTGCCTCGCTGCGCGTATGA
- a CDS encoding GNAT family N-acetyltransferase — MSFSVSRPLPLSHTPAVVLLTPDEAHELEAARAIFRDYAASLNIDLCFQNFEEEVAGLPGDYAEPRGALLLALVDADHIREEAGQRAPTLRRANGALAHVAGCCALRPLDNADYANAAEMKRLYVRPGFRGLGVGRQLAEAILDAARGTGYACVLLDTLDDMESARALYEDLGFAEVPPYYHNPIAGAHYLKADL, encoded by the coding sequence ATGAGCTTTTCCGTTTCACGCCCCCTGCCGCTGTCGCACACGCCGGCCGTCGTGCTGCTCACGCCCGACGAGGCCCACGAGCTCGAGGCGGCGCGCGCGATCTTCCGCGACTATGCGGCCTCGCTGAACATCGACCTCTGCTTCCAGAACTTCGAGGAGGAAGTGGCCGGCCTGCCCGGCGACTACGCCGAGCCGCGCGGCGCATTGCTGCTCGCGCTGGTCGACGCCGACCACATCCGCGAAGAAGCCGGGCAGCGTGCGCCGACGCTGCGGCGCGCCAACGGCGCCCTGGCGCACGTGGCCGGCTGTTGCGCGCTGCGCCCGCTCGACAACGCCGACTATGCCAATGCCGCGGAAATGAAGCGGCTCTACGTGCGGCCCGGCTTTCGCGGCCTGGGCGTGGGCCGGCAGCTCGCGGAAGCCATCCTCGATGCCGCACGCGGCACGGGCTATGCCTGCGTGCTGCTCGACACGCTGGACGACATGGAATCGGCACGCGCGCTCTACGAAGACCTCGGTTTCGCCGAGGTGCCGCCCTACTATCACAACCCCATTGCCGGGGCGCACTACCTGAAGGCCGATCTCTAG
- a CDS encoding peroxiredoxin — MIKVGDTLPSATLQEYSEVEGEGCSIGPNPVDVSKAAAGKTIALFALPGAFTPTCSAKHVPGYVQRFDEFKAAGVDEIWCVSVNDAFVMGAWARDQKTGTKVRMLADGSAEFAKATGLTLDLTGRGMGLRSNRYSMLVKDGKVASLNVEAPGKFEVSDADTLLAQARG, encoded by the coding sequence ATGATCAAAGTCGGCGACACCCTTCCTTCGGCAACCCTGCAGGAATATTCCGAGGTCGAGGGCGAAGGCTGCAGCATCGGCCCGAACCCCGTGGACGTGAGCAAGGCCGCGGCCGGCAAGACCATCGCGCTGTTCGCGCTGCCGGGCGCCTTCACGCCCACCTGCTCGGCCAAGCACGTGCCGGGCTATGTGCAGCGCTTCGACGAGTTCAAGGCTGCGGGCGTGGACGAGATCTGGTGCGTGAGCGTGAACGACGCCTTCGTCATGGGCGCATGGGCGCGCGACCAGAAGACGGGCACCAAGGTCCGCATGCTCGCCGACGGCAGTGCCGAGTTCGCCAAGGCCACCGGCCTCACGCTCGACCTGACGGGTCGCGGCATGGGCCTGCGCAGCAACCGCTATTCGATGCTCGTGAAGGACGGCAAGGTGGCTTCGCTCAACGTCGAGGCGCCGGGCAAGTTCGAAGTCAGCGACGCCGACACGCTGCTGGCGCAGGCACGCGGCTGA
- the rpsQ gene encoding 30S ribosomal protein S17, with the protein MTEAKKSLKRTLIGKVVSDKRAKTVTVLVERRVKHELYGKIVAKTSKYHAHDEKGEYKLGDTIEITESRPISKTKNWVVTRLVEKAVLV; encoded by the coding sequence ATGACGGAAGCTAAAAAATCCCTCAAGCGCACCTTGATTGGCAAGGTGGTCAGCGACAAGCGTGCCAAGACCGTGACCGTGCTGGTCGAGCGCCGTGTGAAGCACGAGCTCTACGGCAAGATCGTGGCCAAGACGAGCAAGTACCACGCCCATGACGAAAAGGGCGAGTACAAGCTGGGCGACACCATCGAGATCACCGAAAGCCGTCCGATCTCGAAGACCAAGAACTGGGTCGTGACCCGTCTGGTCGAGAAGGCCGTCCTGGTCTGA
- the rpmC gene encoding 50S ribosomal protein L29, translating into MTKAATLREKDVAGLQAEIKDLQKAHFGLRMQKATQQLSNTATLRVTRRDIARAKTILAQKQQETQAAK; encoded by the coding sequence GTGACCAAGGCTGCAACGCTGCGCGAGAAGGACGTCGCGGGCCTGCAAGCCGAAATCAAGGATCTGCAGAAGGCCCATTTCGGTCTGCGCATGCAGAAGGCCACGCAGCAGCTGTCGAACACCGCGACGCTGCGCGTGACGCGCCGCGACATCGCGCGCGCCAAGACCATTCTTGCGCAGAAGCAGCAAGAAACCCAAGCCGCCAAGTAA
- the rplP gene encoding 50S ribosomal protein L16 has product MLQPARRKFRKEQKGRNTGVATRGNSVAFGDFGLKCTDRGRLTARQIEAARRAISRHVKRGGRIWIRVFPDKPISTKPAEVRMGNGKGNPEYYVAEIQPGKIVFEIVGVPEELAREAFRLAAAKLPLRTTFVARQLGA; this is encoded by the coding sequence ATGCTGCAACCTGCACGCAGAAAGTTCCGCAAGGAACAAAAGGGCCGCAACACCGGCGTCGCAACCCGGGGCAACTCGGTTGCCTTCGGTGACTTCGGTCTCAAATGCACCGACCGCGGCCGCCTCACGGCGCGCCAGATCGAAGCCGCTCGTCGCGCGATTTCGCGTCACGTGAAGCGCGGTGGCCGTATCTGGATCCGCGTGTTCCCGGACAAGCCGATCTCGACCAAGCCCGCCGAAGTGCGGATGGGTAACGGCAAGGGCAATCCGGAGTACTACGTCGCTGAAATCCAGCCTGGCAAGATCGTGTTCGAGATCGTCGGCGTGCCCGAAGAACTCGCCCGCGAAGCGTTCCGCCTGGCCGCCGCCAAGCTTCCGCTGCGCACGACGTTCGTCGCTCGCCAGCTCGGCGCCTGA
- the rpsC gene encoding 30S ribosomal protein S3 — MGQKIHPTGFRLAVTRNWSSRWYASDRDFAGMLAEDIKVREYLKKKLKNASVSRVMIERPAKNARITIYSARPGVVIGKKGEDIENLKRELGKQLGVPVAVNIEEVRKPEIDAQLIADSITQQLEKRIMFRRAMKRAMQNAMRLGAQGIKIMSAGRLNGIEIARTEWYREGRVPLHTLRADIDYGTSEAKTTYGVIGVKVWVYKGDTLGRNDLPAVETPRPEEERRPRGPRRDGRPGGDRPGSDRRGPGPRAGARGPIGGNTAPADGSDKPAEATGAAGADSKPAVKRVRKAAPAAAADGAKTE, encoded by the coding sequence ATGGGACAGAAAATCCATCCGACCGGCTTCCGCCTTGCGGTTACCCGTAACTGGTCCAGCCGCTGGTACGCAAGCGACCGCGATTTCGCGGGCATGCTGGCCGAAGACATCAAGGTCCGCGAATACCTGAAGAAGAAGCTGAAGAACGCTTCGGTGTCGCGCGTCATGATCGAGCGTCCCGCCAAGAACGCACGCATCACGATCTACTCGGCACGTCCGGGCGTCGTGATCGGCAAGAAGGGCGAAGACATCGAGAACCTCAAGCGCGAACTGGGCAAGCAGCTCGGCGTGCCGGTGGCCGTCAACATCGAAGAAGTGCGCAAGCCCGAAATCGATGCCCAGCTGATCGCCGACAGCATCACGCAGCAGCTCGAGAAGCGGATCATGTTCCGCCGCGCCATGAAGCGCGCCATGCAGAACGCCATGCGTCTGGGTGCCCAGGGCATCAAGATCATGTCGGCTGGCCGCCTGAACGGCATCGAAATCGCTCGCACCGAGTGGTATCGCGAAGGTCGCGTGCCGCTTCACACGCTGCGCGCCGACATCGACTACGGCACCTCGGAAGCCAAGACCACCTACGGCGTCATCGGCGTCAAGGTCTGGGTCTACAAGGGCGACACCCTGGGCCGCAACGACCTGCCCGCCGTCGAGACCCCGCGTCCCGAAGAAGAGCGTCGTCCGCGCGGTCCGCGCCGTGATGGCCGCCCGGGTGGCGACCGTCCGGGTTCGGACCGTCGTGGTCCCGGCCCGCGCGCCGGTGCCCGCGGCCCGATCGGTGGCAACACCGCACCGGCCGATGGCAGCGACAAGCCCGCAGAAGCAACCGGCGCCGCCGGTGCAGACTCGAAACCCGCCGTTAAGCGCGTCCGCAAAGCCGCGCCAGCTGCAGCAGCTGACGGTGCCAAGACCGAGTGA
- the rplV gene encoding 50S ribosomal protein L22 yields the protein MSETRAVLRGVRLSVDKGRLVADLIRGKKVDQALNILQFTQKKAAVIVKKVLESAIANAEHNDGADIDELKVKTIYVEQGATLKRFTARAKGRGNRISKPTCHVYVTVGN from the coding sequence ATGTCTGAAACACGTGCAGTCCTCCGCGGTGTCCGCCTCTCGGTCGACAAGGGCCGTCTGGTCGCCGACCTGATCCGCGGCAAGAAAGTGGATCAAGCGCTCAACATTCTGCAGTTCACGCAGAAGAAGGCCGCTGTGATCGTCAAGAAGGTGCTCGAGTCGGCCATCGCCAACGCCGAGCACAACGACGGTGCCGACATCGACGAACTGAAGGTCAAGACCATCTACGTCGAGCAGGGCGCCACGCTCAAGCGCTTCACGGCGCGCGCCAAGGGTCGCGGTAACCGCATCAGCAAGCCCACGTGCCATGTGTACGTGACGGTTGGCAACTAA
- the rpsS gene encoding 30S ribosomal protein S19, whose protein sequence is MTRSLKKGPFVDHHLVAKADKAVTTKDKKPIKTWSRRSMVLPEFIGLTIAVHNGKQHVPVYITDQMVGHKLGEFALTRTFKGHPADKKVQKK, encoded by the coding sequence ATGACTCGCTCTCTCAAAAAGGGTCCGTTTGTTGACCATCACCTCGTGGCCAAGGCCGACAAGGCCGTGACGACGAAGGACAAGAAGCCGATCAAGACCTGGTCGCGCCGCTCGATGGTCCTGCCCGAGTTCATCGGCCTGACCATTGCCGTGCACAACGGCAAGCAGCACGTGCCCGTGTACATCACCGATCAGATGGTCGGCCACAAGCTCGGCGAATTTGCGCTCACGCGCACGTTCAAGGGGCACCCCGCGGACAAGAAAGTCCAGAAGAAGTAA
- the rplB gene encoding 50S ribosomal protein L2: protein MAVIKMKPTSPGQRGAVKISRDHLYKGAPHAPLLEPQFQKAGRNNNGHITIRHRGGGAKHHYRVVDFVRNKDGIPAKVERIEYDPNRTAHIALVCYADGERRYIIAPRGLEAGATLLSGSEAPIRAGNTLPIRNIPVGSTIHCIELQPGKGAQIARSAGTSATLLAREGVYAQVRMRSGEVRRIHIECRATIGEVANEEHSLRQLGKAGVKRHMGIRPTVRGVVMNPVDHPHGGGEGKTGEGRHPVDPWGNLTKGYRTRNNKRTQVFIVSRRKK from the coding sequence ATGGCCGTCATCAAGATGAAACCCACTTCGCCGGGCCAACGCGGCGCGGTGAAGATCTCGCGTGACCACCTGTACAAGGGTGCGCCTCACGCCCCCCTGCTGGAACCCCAGTTCCAGAAGGCCGGCCGCAACAACAACGGCCACATCACGATCCGTCATCGTGGCGGCGGTGCCAAGCACCACTACCGCGTCGTCGACTTCGTGCGCAACAAGGACGGCATCCCGGCCAAGGTCGAACGCATCGAGTACGACCCGAACCGCACCGCCCACATCGCTCTGGTGTGCTACGCCGACGGCGAGCGCCGCTACATCATCGCCCCGCGCGGTCTGGAAGCCGGTGCAACGCTGCTGAGCGGTTCGGAAGCCCCGATCCGCGCCGGCAACACGCTGCCGATCCGCAACATCCCGGTCGGCTCGACGATCCACTGCATCGAACTGCAGCCCGGCAAGGGTGCGCAGATCGCGCGTTCGGCCGGTACCTCGGCCACGCTGCTGGCTCGCGAAGGCGTCTACGCCCAGGTCCGCATGCGTTCGGGTGAGGTGCGCCGCATCCACATCGAATGCCGCGCCACCATCGGTGAAGTCGCGAACGAAGAGCACAGCCTGCGCCAGCTCGGCAAGGCCGGTGTGAAGCGTCACATGGGTATCCGCCCGACCGTTCGCGGCGTGGTGATGAACCCGGTCGACCACCCGCACGGTGGTGGCGAAGGCAAGACCGGCGAAGGCCGCCATCCTGTCGACCCGTGGGGCAACCTGACCAAGGGCTACCGTACCCGTAACAACAAGCGCACGCAGGTCTTCATCGTGTCGCGCCGCAAGAAGTAA
- the rplW gene encoding 50S ribosomal protein L23: protein MSRVNPTAAERTFEEGRLMAVLVAPIVSEKATMVGEKSNAVTFKVLQDATKPEIKAAVELMFKVEVQGVSVLNTKGKTKRFGKSIGRRDNVRKAYVTLKPGQELNLVGEGA, encoded by the coding sequence ATGAGCCGCGTGAACCCTACCGCTGCTGAACGTACGTTCGAAGAAGGCCGCCTGATGGCGGTGCTGGTCGCCCCGATCGTGTCCGAAAAGGCCACGATGGTCGGCGAGAAGTCGAACGCTGTCACTTTCAAGGTGCTGCAAGACGCCACCAAGCCCGAGATCAAGGCCGCCGTCGAACTGATGTTCAAGGTCGAAGTCCAGGGCGTGTCGGTGCTCAACACCAAGGGCAAGACCAAGCGCTTTGGCAAGTCCATCGGCCGCCGCGACAACGTTCGCAAGGCCTATGTCACGCTCAAGCCGGGTCAAGAGCTCAACCTCGTCGGGGAAGGCGCTTAA
- the rplD gene encoding 50S ribosomal protein L4 translates to MQLELLNEQGQAASKFDAPETVFGRDYNEDLVHQIVVAFQANARQGTRAQKDREQVKHSTKKPFKQKGTGRARAGMTSSPLWRGGGRIFPNMPDENFSQKINKKMYRAGMASIFSQLAREGRLAVVDSIKVDSPKTKPLAARFKAMNLESVLVIAEEVDENLYLASRNLVNVLVVEPRYADPVSLVHYKKVLVTKGAVDKLKEMFA, encoded by the coding sequence ATGCAACTCGAACTCCTGAACGAACAGGGCCAGGCCGCGTCGAAGTTCGACGCCCCCGAGACCGTGTTCGGCCGTGACTACAACGAAGACCTGGTCCACCAGATCGTCGTCGCATTCCAGGCCAACGCCCGCCAAGGCACGCGCGCCCAGAAGGACCGCGAGCAGGTCAAGCACTCGACCAAGAAGCCTTTCAAGCAAAAGGGAACGGGCCGCGCCCGCGCCGGTATGACGTCCTCGCCGCTGTGGCGCGGGGGTGGTCGCATCTTCCCGAACATGCCTGACGAGAACTTCTCGCAGAAGATCAACAAGAAGATGTACCGCGCCGGCATGGCGTCCATCTTCTCGCAGCTGGCTCGCGAAGGCCGTCTGGCCGTGGTCGATTCGATCAAGGTCGACTCGCCCAAGACCAAGCCGCTGGCAGCCCGTTTCAAGGCGATGAATCTCGAGTCCGTGCTCGTGATCGCCGAAGAAGTCGACGAAAACCTGTATCTCGCATCGCGCAATCTGGTGAACGTTCTCGTGGTCGAGCCGCGCTACGCCGATCCGGTGTCGCTGGTGCACTACAAGAAGGTGCTGGTCACCAAGGGTGCCGTCGACAAGCTCAAGGAGATGTTCGCATGA
- the rplC gene encoding 50S ribosomal protein L3, producing MSLSNSLGLLGRKVGMMRLFTDDGDAVPVTVVDVSNNRVTQIKSQDNDGYVALQVTFGSRKASRVTKPQAGHLAKAGVEAGEIIREFRVTADTAGQHQPGAVIAASSVFSAGQKVDVQGTSIGKGYAGTIKRHNMASQRASHGNSRSHNVPGSIGMAQDPGRVFPGKRMTGHLGDVTRTTQNLDLFRIDEARQLLLIKGAIPGAKGGFVTVRPAIKAKPQAAEGAK from the coding sequence ATGAGTCTGAGCAACTCCCTCGGGTTGCTGGGCCGCAAGGTGGGGATGATGCGTCTCTTCACCGATGACGGGGACGCAGTTCCTGTCACGGTGGTGGATGTGTCCAACAACCGTGTGACCCAGATCAAGTCGCAAGACAACGACGGCTACGTCGCGCTGCAAGTGACGTTCGGTTCGCGCAAGGCCTCGCGCGTGACCAAGCCCCAAGCCGGCCACCTCGCGAAGGCGGGCGTCGAAGCCGGTGAAATCATCCGCGAATTCCGCGTGACCGCCGACACCGCGGGCCAGCACCAGCCGGGCGCCGTGATCGCCGCCAGCAGCGTGTTCTCCGCCGGCCAGAAGGTCGACGTGCAGGGCACCTCGATCGGCAAGGGCTACGCCGGCACGATCAAGCGCCACAACATGGCCTCGCAGCGCGCATCGCACGGTAACAGCCGTTCGCACAACGTGCCCGGCTCGATCGGCATGGCGCAGGACCCCGGCCGCGTGTTCCCCGGCAAGCGCATGACGGGCCACCTCGGCGACGTCACCCGCACGACGCAGAACCTCGATCTGTTCCGCATCGACGAAGCGCGTCAACTGTTGCTCATCAAGGGCGCGATCCCGGGCGCAAAGGGTGGCTTCGTCACCGTGCGTCCCGCCATCAAGGCCAAGCCGCAAGCGGCCGAAGGAGCGAAGTAA
- the rpsJ gene encoding 30S ribosomal protein S10: MATKQKIRIRLKAFDYKLIDQSAAEIVDTAKRTGAIVKGPVPLPTRMKRFDILRSPHVNKASRDQLEIRTHQRLMDIVDPTDKTVDALMKLDLPAGVDVEIKLQ; the protein is encoded by the coding sequence ATGGCCACCAAGCAAAAAATCCGCATCCGCCTGAAGGCATTCGACTACAAGCTGATCGACCAGTCGGCAGCCGAGATCGTCGACACCGCCAAGCGCACCGGCGCGATCGTCAAGGGCCCCGTGCCCCTGCCGACCCGCATGAAGCGTTTCGACATCCTGCGTTCGCCGCACGTCAACAAGGCGTCGCGCGACCAGCTCGAGATCCGCACGCACCAGCGCCTGATGGACATCGTCGACCCGACCGACAAGACCGTGGACGCGCTGATGAAGCTCGACCTGCCGGCCGGCGTGGACGTCGAGATCAAGCTGCAGTAA
- the tuf gene encoding elongation factor Tu yields MAKGKFTRTKPHVNVGTIGHVDHGKTTLTAAIATVLSAKFGGEAKAYDQIDAAPEEKARGITINTAHVEYETANRHYAHVDCPGHADYVKNMITGAAQMDGAILVCSAADGPMPQTREHILLARQVGVGYIIVYLNKCDMVDDKELLELVEMEVRELLDKYEFPGDDTPIIHGSAKLALEGDKGELGEGSIMKLAEALDTYIPTPERAVDGTFLMPVEDVFSISGRGTVVTGAVERGVIKVGEEIEIVGIRPTVKTTCTGVEMFRKLLDQGQAGDNVGVLLRGTKREEVERGQVLCKPGSIKPHTHFTAEVYVLSKDEGGRHTPFFNNYRPQFYFRTTDVTGAIELPKDKEMVMPGDNVSITVKLINPIAMEEGLRFAIREGGRTVGSGVVAKILDI; encoded by the coding sequence ATGGCAAAAGGTAAATTCACCCGCACCAAGCCGCACGTGAACGTGGGCACGATCGGTCACGTCGACCACGGCAAGACCACGCTGACGGCGGCGATCGCCACGGTGCTGTCGGCCAAGTTCGGCGGCGAAGCCAAGGCCTACGACCAGATCGACGCGGCGCCCGAAGAAAAGGCGCGCGGCATCACGATCAACACCGCCCACGTCGAGTACGAGACGGCCAACCGCCACTACGCGCACGTCGACTGCCCCGGCCACGCCGACTACGTGAAGAACATGATCACCGGTGCCGCCCAGATGGACGGCGCCATCCTCGTGTGCTCGGCCGCCGACGGCCCGATGCCCCAGACCCGCGAGCACATCCTGCTGGCGCGCCAGGTGGGTGTGGGCTACATCATCGTCTACCTGAACAAGTGCGACATGGTGGACGACAAGGAGCTGCTCGAGCTGGTCGAAATGGAAGTGCGCGAACTCCTCGACAAGTACGAGTTCCCTGGTGACGACACCCCGATCATTCACGGCTCGGCCAAGCTCGCCCTCGAAGGCGACAAGGGCGAGCTCGGCGAAGGCTCGATCATGAAGCTGGCCGAAGCGCTGGACACCTACATCCCGACGCCCGAGCGCGCCGTGGACGGTACCTTCCTGATGCCTGTGGAAGACGTGTTCTCGATCTCGGGCCGCGGCACGGTCGTGACCGGCGCCGTCGAGCGCGGCGTGATCAAGGTCGGCGAGGAAATCGAGATCGTGGGCATCCGCCCGACGGTCAAGACCACCTGCACCGGCGTGGAAATGTTCCGCAAGCTGCTGGACCAGGGCCAGGCTGGCGACAACGTGGGCGTGCTGCTGCGCGGCACGAAGCGCGAAGAAGTCGAGCGCGGCCAGGTGCTGTGCAAGCCCGGTTCGATCAAGCCGCACACGCACTTCACCGCCGAGGTGTACGTGCTGTCGAAGGACGAGGGCGGCCGTCACACGCCGTTCTTCAACAACTACCGTCCGCAGTTCTACTTCCGCACGACGGACGTGACCGGCGCGATCGAGCTGCCCAAGGACAAGGAAATGGTCATGCCTGGCGACAACGTCAGCATCACCGTGAAGCTGATCAACCCGATCGCGATGGAAGAAGGCCTGCGCTTCGCCATCCGTGAAGGCGGCCGTACCGTGGGTTCGGGCGTCGTGGCCAAGATCCTCGACATCTAA